The nucleotide window AGTTGAGGGGCTTGATAATGTAGCCGCTCACGGCCAGGTCGCGGGCTTTCAGCCGGTCGGTTTCCAGGTCGGAGGTGGTCATGATAAACACATTCAGGCCCACAAAATCGGCATCGGAGCGCAGGGCTTCCAGCAGCTCCAGGCCATTCATGCGGGGCATATTGATGTCGAGCATTACCACACTGGGCTTAGCAATGGGCTCCTGGCCGTTTTCGCCGCGCAGCAGCTGCAGGGCTTCGCGGCCGTTGCGGGCCACGTGCAGGGGCACTTCAATATTGTGCTTGCGTAGCTCGCGCTGCACATTCATGATATCCATCTGGTCGTCTTCAACGAGCAGGATACTGGGTTCAGAGGCAGAGTCAGACATACGGAAAACGGCTAAAGCAGCGCGTTAAAGTGAGGAGGGAATACGGTCTATACGGCTAGCGTGCGGTTTCGGCCACGGCGGGAGTGCTGGCCCCCGGGTCGTCGAGGCGCAACTCTTTGACTTTGGGCCAGGTGAAAATAAAGCGGGCCCCCTTGCCCTCCGCCGATTCGACGAGAATAGTGCCGCCCTGCCGCTCGATAATCTTCTTCACAATAGCCAGCCCCACGCCGGTGCTTTCCAGCGTGTCGCGCTCCGTCAGGGTCTGGAAAATCACGAAAATCCGCTCGTGGTATTCCGGCGCAATGCCGGGGCCGTTGTCGGCAATGGTGAAGGTGTAGTGGGCGCGGTGCTCGGTGCAGCCGATACGTACCCAGCCCTTTTCAGGCTGGTGGTGGTATTTCACGGCGTTGCTGAGCAGGTTACTGAACACCTGCTGCAGCTCTACCCGGGAGGTAAACAGCGTAGGCAGGTAGGAAGGCAGCTCAATGCGGAAGCCTGCGGGCAGGCTGAGCATATCCATGGTTTCGGTGAGCAGCTCGCGCACGTTCACCCGCTCGTTCACATGGCGCATCCGGCCCACGCGGGCCAGGTCCAGAATGCCGGTAATAAGGTTTTCCATGCGATGCACGCGGGTACGCATCAGCTGCAGAAACTCCCGGATGTGGTCGGGCAGCTGCTGGCCCATGTCTTCCTCGATCCAGCGCGAAGCACTTTCAATGCCCCGTAGCGGCGCCTTCAGGTCGTGCGACACCACGTAGGCAAACTGGTCGAGCTCTTGGTTGCGGTTTTCCAGTTGCGTCACGGTGGTATCGATGGTGTTCGACATCACGTTCAGCGAGGTGGCCAGCTCGCTCAGCTCGTCGTGGGCCGTGTCGTCGATGCGGGTTTTGTAGTCGCCGCCGGCCAGGCGCGTGGCCAGCGACACCATGGTGCTGATGCGACGGGCAAACAGGCGCGTCACGTAGTAGGCCCACAGCAAACCCAGTACCACGGCCAGCAGGGTGATGACGATGGACAGCACCCGCGTTTCCTGGATGCTGTCGGCCAGCTTGGCGCGCAGCTCGTCGCGGTCGGCCAGCTCGGCCCGGTCGAAGTTGCGGAACATCGTGCGGATTTCATCGGTCAGCTCCTTGCCCGAGAGGCTTTCCATCAAAGCCCGATGCTCCATGCCATCGAGGCCGGTTTGGTTGGGCAGGCGCCGGCTGGCTTCCCGCTTCTCGGTAATGAGCAGGTGCGAGTACCCCGACCACTGCTGGTACAAGCGGTGCATGCGCTGCAGGCGGGCGTACTGCCGGCCCTGCGGGTTCAGAGTGTTTTTGAGGTGGGCAAAGCCCGAGAGCAGCTCCCGCTCGCCCTGGTAGTAGGGCACCAGCAAGGCTTCGTTGCCGATCAGCAGATAGCCCCGGAACCCCGATTCCATGTCGATGATATTGCGCAGCAGCGAGGTGGCATCGGAGGTGACGCGCTGAGAGCGGGTAACGCGCTCCAGGTTGCGCAGCACCTTGCGGGAGAGCTGGTAGTTAACGGCGACTACGGCCGTAAACAGCAGGAAAATGGCCAGAAAGCCGGCAAATACTTTGGTTGCGAGGGTTGCCTTCATGCAGTTGAAAACCAGATAATGGCCCGCCCGCGGGGTCAGGCACGGAGCTAGGCGCCGTTACGCAGCTTTTGCTCCATAGTTTGCAGCAGGAGGGTAATATGATCGGCAAGGCGCTGCACGGCCGGAAAACCCGCCAGCGCTTCTTCGCGCTGGCCCCGCAGGTGCTGATCCATAAGCTGATTGGCTTGCTGATGAATAAGCCGGTGCAGGCGGTCCAGCTCCTGGGTTTCGGGCAGGCGGCCGTAGGCGGGCAGGGCCTTCTCCCGAATCCATTGCCCGAAGCTGCACACCTCCGGGTCGCGGATGGGGCCTTCCTGCGTGCCCGAGCCGTGTAGAAAGGAACGTAGCTTGGATTTGAAGACCATATGCTTGATAAGGGCGCCTTCAAATTCCTGTTTTAGTTCGTCGAGCATAAATAAAGTAGCGGACAGCCTACAGCAGCTCGACCTTAGCAAAGGTAGCGTTCTGCCCCGAAGGCATGGCGGGCCGGGGGTTTTGGCTAATTTCGCTGCGCCGTAGCGCGCTAATGCCCGCCGCCGCTTCCACCTTATTCACCTCAACCACCCGCTTGCTCATGGCCGAAGACCTCAAAACCGTTGTTCTCAACGACGTGCACCAGCAGCTGGGCGCCAAAATGGTGCCCTTCGCCGGCTACAATATGCCCGTGCGCTATTCCTCCGACCTCGACGAGCACCACACCGTGCGCCGGGCCGTGGGTATTTTCGACGTGTCGCACATGGGCGAGTTCCGGGTGCGGGGCCCGCAGGCGCTGCCCCTCATCCAGCGCGTAACCAGCAACGACGCCAGCAAGCTGCAGGACGGCAAAGCCCAGTACAGCTGCCTGCCCAACGAGCAGGGCGGCATCATAGACGATTTGCTGGTGTACAAAATGGCCGACGAGGACTACATGCTGGTGGTCAATGCCTCCAACATCGACAAGGACTGGAACTGGATTCAGCAGTACAACCAGGAGTTCGGGGCCGATATGGAAAACGTTTCGGACCAGCTCAGCCTCTTCGCCGTGCAGGGGCCCAAAGCCGCCGCCGCGCTCCAGCCCCTCACCGACGTAGACCTTCAACGAATTCCGTACTACTCCTTTGTGCAGGGCACGTTTGCCGGGCACGAGGGCGTCATCATCTCGGCCACGGGCTACACCGGCGCGGGCGGCTTCGAGCTGTACATTCCCAATGAAGCGGCTGCCGACATCTGGAGCAAGGTTCTGGAAGCCGGCCAGCCCTACGGCCTCAAACCCATCGGCCTGGGTGCCCGCGACACGCTGCGCCTGGAAATGGGCTTCTGCCTCTACGGCAACGACATCAACGACACCACCTCGCCGCTGGAAGGCGGCCTGGGCTGGATTACCAAGTTCACCAAGGAATTTACCAACTCGGCCGCTCTCAGGCAGCAGAAAGAGCAGGGCGTGCAGCGCAAGCTGGTGGGCTTCCTGATGGACGGGCCCGGCATCCCGCGGGCACATTATGACCTAGTGAATGAAGCCGGCGAGAAAATAGGGGAGGTAACCAGCGGCACCCAGTCGCCGAGTTTGAGCAAAGGCATTGGCCTGGGCTACGTGCAAACTGCGTTGAGCGCGCCTGGCAGCAAAATCTTCGTGCAGGTGCGTGGCAAAAACCTGCCTGCCACCGTCACCAAGCTGCCCTTCGTGCCCGGCACCGAGGAGTAACCTACCGAACGTCATTCCGAGCGAAGCCGAGGAATCTTGCGTGCTGATGGTAGAGGAGTAATCCACTGTCAGCACGCAAGATTCCTCGGCTTCGCTCGGAATGACGAACTGGTTTTCTGTTTTTAAGCATCCTATCTATGCCATCCGTCGACATCTGTTTTTCGCCTGAATTGTTGCCGCTGTATAAGCTTGAGCGGCGTGTGGCCGTGGTGGTGGATATTCTGCGGGCCACCTCCAGCATCGTTACGGCGCTGGCCAGCGGGGTTACGCACGTGTTTCCGGTGGCCGAGCTGGCCGAGTGTCAGGCGCTGGGCCGGCAGCACGACTGCCTTACGGCCGGGGAGCGGGACGGCCGCCCCGCCGCCGGCTTCGATCTGGGCAACTCGCCTTTCGGCTACCTTGATGGGGAACTGTCGGTGCGGGGGCGGGCACTGGCCATCAGCACCACCAACGGTACGCAGGCGCTGCGCCGCTCCCTGGCCGCCGACGCCGTGGTGGTGGGCGCGTTTCTGAACCTGGAAGCCGTAGCCGCCTTTGCTGAAACCCAACAAAAGGACGTGCTGGTGGTGTGCGCCGGCTGGAAAGGTCAGTTTTGCCTGGAGGATACGGTATTTGGTGGCGCCCTGGCTTCTCGGCTGGCCCCGCGTGGCTTCGACGTGGCCGGCTCCGATGCTACTTTGGCCGCTCTGCACCTGTGGCAGCAGGCCCAGCCCGATCTGCACGCCTATCTGCTGCAGTCCTCGCACGTGCGGCGCCTCAACTCCCTCGAAGCCAACAAGGACTTCGAGTTCTGCCTGCGCATAGACGAGTACGCGGGCATCCTACCTATCTGGCAGGAAGACCGGCTGGTGGCGAGGTAAGAGCAATGATGAGTTGTCATTGCGAGACGGAGCCGAAGCACTGACAATTCATTCTTCGCTCTTCCTACTCAATTTCTCATTGTCCTTATGGCGGGTAGCGTCGCGCTGGGTTTTCTTTTCCAGGTTGCGCTGGAGGGCTTCGGTGAGGTTGATGCCGGTCTGGTTAGCCAGGCAAATCACCACGAACAGCACGTCGGCCAGCTCATCGGCCAGCACTTTGTCGCGGTCCGAGGGCTTAAAGGACTGCTCGCCGTACTGGCGGGCAATAATGCGGGCCACTTCGCCCACCTCCTCCGTGAGCATGGCCATGTTGGTCAGCTCGTTGAAATACCGCACGCCGGTGGTCTGAATCCACTGGTCAACGGTCTGCTGGGCTTCTTCAATGGTCATATGCGCTGAAAAGGTGAGTTTGTGAAATGGTGAGTTGACGTTCGGCCGCCGCAAAACTGCGCAAATAGTGCCACCTGAACGTAAAACTCACTTTTCACCCTCTCATTTCCGGCGAATCCAGCACAATCGTGACCGGACCATCGTTGAGCAGCTCGACCTGCATGTCGGCGCCAAACTCGCCCGTGGGTACCGGCTGGCTTAGCAGCAGCTGAAGCTGGCGCACAAACTCCTGGTACAGCGGAACGGCCACGGCCGGCGGCGCGGCGCCCGTGTAGCTGGGGCGGTTGCCTTTGCGCGCATCGGCCAGCAGCGTAAACTGACTTACTACCAGCACCTGCCCACCCACGTCCTGCACCGAGCGGTTCATTTTGCCCTCCTCGTCCGAAAAGATGCGCAGCTGCACCAGCTTGCGCGCAATCCAGTCGAGCGTCTGTGGGGTATCGTCGGGGGCAAAGCCGGCCAGCACCAGCAGGCCCGGGCCGATCTGGCCGGTCACGCGGCCCGCCACCGTCACGCGGGCGTGGCGCACCCGTTGAATAACTGCTCGCATCAGGAAAGGAAAAAACGGACAGGAAAAAGGCCATCCGGTAGCGGAATGGCCTTTTTGGTTTGTAAAAAACAGGTAGGTGTTACCGTGGCAGCGACGTAGTAGGCAGCTGGTTCACGTCCAGCAGCGGCAGGTTCGCGCGGTAGTAGCTGTTTATCTGCCGCAGAAACTCGTTGGCCACCAGACCATTGCCGCGGGGAGTGAGCGAGTACAGATCCAGCGAAAAGAAGTTGCCCCGGGCAGGGTCGCCGGAGTACTCAACGCCGTTGATGTTGACGCCACCCTGCACGGCTCCCGTGCCGCTGACACTCAGGAACAGCTGGTTTATATCCACCAGCGCAATTCTATACTTTCCCTGCAGCGGGTCAGTTAGCGTCTTCAGCGTGGCGTTGAACTGCTTGATAAACGACGTTACGCGGCCGGCCTCCGTTGCGTCGAGCACCTCAGCGCGGGCCAGGGGCACTCGTAGGTCTAGTCCGTAGCGGAGTGTTTCCACGCTGCCATCTGCATTGGTGAATGTTACTTCCTGCCCAATAGCTGCCAGCGCAGAAGGCAGCACAATATCATCATTGACGATAGGGCGGGCTTCGTTGGTAAGCGAGGAAATGATATACAGCACGGCCTGTGCATTGCCCGATGAAGCCCGGACAGCGTCCAGCACCCGTTGGCCTGCTCCCACCTGAAAATAAGGCAGCGCGCCCAGTTCCGGCAGGGTAGCAATAGCCCCGGGCCGGTTGTTGGCCGTGAGGGCATCCAGCAATACGGTGAGGTTGCTCAGAATCAGGTTGTTGGTTGTGCTGGTAGGCCGCTGAACACACTCGCCACCTTTCAGGGCATACGGTAGCAGATCTTCCAGGCCCACCATAGCGGTGAAGAAGGTGGGCTTGCTTTCACTGACGGCCTGGATATAAGAGCGTGAGTCGTTGGCTGGCAACAGGCGCTCAAAGTAGCTGTTGAAGGCCGAGCCAGCCGCCGCATTGGCTTCCAGGCCCAGCCCGGGAGTGGTTAGCTGGCTGAGGCGGAAACCGGGAACGGACAGATTGTTGGGCAGCTCAATGCCCGAAGCGCGGCTGTATACATACGTCGTATCAGTAGTGCCGCAGCTGTTCTGAGACGTGTACTTGGCCCGAATGCTGGTGCGGGCCGCCGGTACCCGCTCCGTAACGGGCAGGCCATTGGCTCCTATTCCCTTCAGCTTCAGGTACCCTGTGCCCGCTTCGCCCGTTACGAGGGGCTGCGCGAAGGCAATACCGGGCTGCGCCAATGAAAACTGAACGGCCAGCAGATTAGGGTAGGAGTACAGCTGGCTCTGGGTCGTGATGCCACCATTACTGAAGCCGGCCGAATACGAGTCGCCCACGGCTACGTAGCGCGTCAGGTTCAGCTGGGCCGCGCTGGGCGTGGGCTCGGTCTGGTCGGGCACGCAGGCGCTTAGGCCAAGGGCGGGCAGCAGCCACAAGCGCGAAAAACGAAAAGAAAATAGCTTCACAGACAGAAAATTTGAAGCTGCCTGCCAGGCAGGAGCCAGTAACCGGGTGAGTTAGAATGAATAGGACAGCCCTACTGCCGCCGTGTGCACGAAGGTGCGGTACGTGCCGGCAATGTTGGAAACCTGATCCTGCGACTGGTTGGCGCGGGCCTGACGGTTGGACAATGCCCCAAACTGGTAAGCCAGGTCCAGATTCAGCTTATCGGCCATGACGAAGGAAACGCCCAGCGACGCGGCCAGCTTATTACCGTCGGGTAGGTCGGGCGCCACGTACTCGTCGCGCACCGGGCTTTCGTCGTAGAGCACGCCCAGGCGCAACGCGGTTTTAGGATCCAGCTGGTACTCGCCCCCGATTTTGAAGGCCATAGCATCCTCGTAGCGGCGCGGCTGCGAAGCCCGGGCGGCCTGGTTGTTGGCAAAGCGGAACGTGGCCGAGTCCGTCTTGGTCCAGTTGGTAAGCGTGAAATCGAAGAGGATATTGAGCTTGGGCGTAATCTGGTTGGCCAGGCCCACCGACAGCGTGCCGGGCAGGTAGATATCCGTTTCCACGCTCTGGCTGTTGGTGAAGCGGCTGGCATCGGCGGCGGGCACGTTGCGGAATGTGGCCGTGCCATCCGTCACTTTCAGCCGCACACCCGAGCGGTAGCTGATGCCGAACGACAAATCCTCGGAAGAGCGCCCGTACAGGCCCACGTTGAAACCCGCGCCGTTGGCGCTGCCCTCGTACTCGGCATCGGCGTCGAAGGCATCGTACTGGCCCAGGGCGCGCAGCTGCCGCACGCTGCCGTGGGTGAGCATGGCACCCGCGCCCACGCTGAAGTTTTCACTGATAGCCACTGCCACCGTCGGCTGCACCTGCACGGTGTACAGGCTCGACTCCTGCACCACGCTGCGGCCTTCCCAGTTGGTCGGCCATTTGGTGGTGTAGCCGAACGGCGTAGTCACGCTCAGGCCGCCCGTGATGCCCTTACCGAAGTAGTGCGACGCAAACAGGTAACCCGAGGCCACAGGCGTCAGATCCTGGTAAGTTTTGCGCTGGGTGTCGGTGGAAAGAAACGAAGTGCGCCGAGCCAGGGCCATGCCGCCCACGCTGATGCGCGTAAGCGAGTCGCGCATGCCCAGGGCGCCGGGGTTGTAGTAGGCTGCCGCCGGGTGGTAGGCCAGGGCCGTAGCCGCGCCGCCCAGGCCCAGGATGCGGGCTCCCTGCGGCCCGGTTTCAAAGCCCCCGGCCACAGCGGCCGGAGCAAGCAAGCAAAAGAAAGCGGAAATGTAAGGAAGCCTCATGCAGACGGGTTTGCGGACAATAGCACAAAGGTAAGAGATTGTGCTGTGTCATTCTCCCGGAAAAGCTTACAACTGTTGACTTTCTGCCCGGTACGCAGCTAGCGCATAATGCGCAGGCTGTCGAGGTAGTGCTGGTAGCGGCGGGCGTTGCGCTTGTGTTCGGCAAAGGTCTCGGCGAAATCCGAAAAGCCGCTGCCATCGGGTCGGGCGCAAAAGAACAGGTACTGGTGCGCGGCGGGCTGCAGCACGGCGTCCAGGCTCTGGCGGTTGGCGGAGGTGATGGGGCCGGGCGGCAGGCCTTTGTGCTTGTAGGTATTGTAAGGCGAGTCCACGAGCTTGTCTTTGTTCAGCACGCGTTTCACGCCAAAGTTGCCAATGGCCCACAGCAGCGTGGGGTCGGCCTGCAGGCGCATACCCCGGCGCAGGCGGTTGAGGTACACGCCGGCAATAACGGGTTTGTCTTCCTTTTTGGCCGTTTCGCGCTGCACAATGCTGGCCAGCACGTGTACCTCGGTAGGCGAGAGGCGCAAAGAATCGGCCTGCTGGCGGCGGCGACGCGTCCAGAACCGGCCGTGCAGAGCCGCCGCCGAGTCCAGCAGCCCCGGCGCGGGCGTATTCCAGAGCAGGCGGTAGGTGCCGGGCAGAAACAGCGTAAGGACGGTCGTTGTGTCCAGCTTGTAGCGCCGCTGCAGGTAGTCGTTCTGGTTCAGAAGCCCTCGGATGCTGCCGGAGTCAACTTCCAAGTGCCGGGTTAGCTGCCGCGCCAGCTGGGGCTTGTACTTGAAAGCATTGAGTTCGAAAACCACCGTATCCTGCCGGCCTTCCGTCAGCATGGCCAGCAACGCCTGATTGCCCAGCTCGGGGGCCAGCAGGTAGCGGCCCGGCCGCACGTACGCGTCGTAGCCCTGCCAGCGGGCCAGCCACGCAAAGGTGCGCGGGTCGCGCAGCAGCTCCTGGCGCCGCAGCGTGTCGAGCACTGCCTGAAATGAGCTGCCCGTGCGGATGTACAGGTAAGCGGGGCCTTCCGGCGAGGCCGCCACGTTGGGTTGCCACAGCACCGCCCAGGCCGCGTAGCTTCCTGCCAGCAGCAACAGACTCAGCAGCCCTAAACTTATCCAGCTTATCAGCCGTGCGCGGCTTGCAACGTTTCTACCCACGAAAAAGCAATTAGCCCAACCATAGGCCAAAGATAGGCAGCTGGCTGGGCTAAGCGGACAGCGCGGGCGGGTTAGCCGGCGTTTACCAGGTTGGATATGGCGTCGCGGAGTTCCTGGTGCCGGGCACGCCGCTCAATTTCCACCGGCGGGGCCGAGCGCACTTCGCAGTCCGGAATCTGGCACCGCTCACAGGTTTCGTTTACGCGCTTCTGCGGAATGGCGGGGTCATCTACAAAGCGCACTTTGTGGCGCAGCGTATCATCGCAGAGCAAGCCCACCGTCACGCTCACGGCCGGCTCCACCACGCTGCCCGCCCGCGCCAACGACAAGCACAGGTACTCGTCGCCGTTGGGGTACAGGGAGCGTTGGGCCCCGATGCTGAAGGCCGGGGCCTGCCGCAGTGCCTGCTGGCGGCTTTCGTGAATCAGGCGCAGCGAAATCCAGCGGCGGCAGTAGTGCTCGTGCAGCTCGTTGCCGTGCGGGTTGTGCAGGCGCGAGAGGTGGAGCTCCTTGGTCAGCAGGTAGCCGGCGTTGGCCTTGGCCTGGTCGAAGCGCAGAAAGAACAGGCTCTGCAGCCCGAAATGACGGGGCAGCAGGTTGGTGAGGCGCTGCATGAACATTTCCGGCGACACCCCATACTTCGTGAGCAGATCCAGCAGGCTGTTGGGGTCCCAGTGCGTGGCCCCAAAGAACTGCTGCAGGTCGCGCACGAGGTTGTCTTCCTCCATCAGCAGGGCACCGGCAAAGTAGGAAGCCTTGAAGTTGTTGAGCACCTCATCGAAAGAGCGTACCGGAAAGTTGGCATTCACGTAGGGCCGCTCCTTCATGCCCAGGTAGTTGAAGGCTATTTCCCGGGCCAGCACAAAGGATTCCTGGGCGCGCGTGAGGCCGGGCCGCAGCAGCAGGCGCTTTAGCTTGGGCTGATACACGGAGCGCAGCCGCCCCAGCGAGTCGTAGTCGCCGAGGGTGACGCGGTCCACGGCGTAGCCGTACTCTTCCATGAGCACCTTCTCTAGCTGGACCGTATCGAAGGGTGGGGAGGTAGTGAGCCCGCGCTCCACGCAGAAGGTGTGCACATCCTGCTCCAGCTCCTCGAAGTAGTTGTCGTGCATTTCCTGGTAGGAGCGCAGCGCAGCCAGAAAGAAATTTTCCTGCCGCAGCTCGTAGTTGCGGGCTATTTCGAAGAGCGTGCTGATGAAGGCATTCATCTTGGCCGGCGCGTCGGCAATAAGCTCCACGATGCGGATGGGCTCCAGCCCGAACATCTCCAGTGGAAACTCCTTGAGCACATCCGACTGCAGCAGCTGCGAAATCGGCTCCAGGCGGCGGCTGAGCGTGAG belongs to Hymenobacter sp. J193 and includes:
- a CDS encoding nucleotide pyrophosphohydrolase codes for the protein MTIEEAQQTVDQWIQTTGVRYFNELTNMAMLTEEVGEVARIIARQYGEQSFKPSDRDKVLADELADVLFVVICLANQTGINLTEALQRNLEKKTQRDATRHKDNEKLSRKSEE
- a CDS encoding CZB domain-containing protein, whose protein sequence is MLDELKQEFEGALIKHMVFKSKLRSFLHGSGTQEGPIRDPEVCSFGQWIREKALPAYGRLPETQELDRLHRLIHQQANQLMDQHLRGQREEALAGFPAVQRLADHITLLLQTMEQKLRNGA
- a CDS encoding helix-turn-helix domain-containing protein, which encodes MKLRELRQERGFTPAELARACDVSVSYLNEIEKGKKYPKADKILSMSKVLGVSYDQLTSLTLSRRLEPISQLLQSDVLKEFPLEMFGLEPIRIVELIADAPAKMNAFISTLFEIARNYELRQENFFLAALRSYQEMHDNYFEELEQDVHTFCVERGLTTSPPFDTVQLEKVLMEEYGYAVDRVTLGDYDSLGRLRSVYQPKLKRLLLRPGLTRAQESFVLAREIAFNYLGMKERPYVNANFPVRSFDEVLNNFKASYFAGALLMEEDNLVRDLQQFFGATHWDPNSLLDLLTKYGVSPEMFMQRLTNLLPRHFGLQSLFFLRFDQAKANAGYLLTKELHLSRLHNPHGNELHEHYCRRWISLRLIHESRQQALRQAPAFSIGAQRSLYPNGDEYLCLSLARAGSVVEPAVSVTVGLLCDDTLRHKVRFVDDPAIPQKRVNETCERCQIPDCEVRSAPPVEIERRARHQELRDAISNLVNAG
- the dtd gene encoding D-aminoacyl-tRNA deacylase codes for the protein MRAVIQRVRHARVTVAGRVTGQIGPGLLVLAGFAPDDTPQTLDWIARKLVQLRIFSDEEGKMNRSVQDVGGQVLVVSQFTLLADARKGNRPSYTGAAPPAVAVPLYQEFVRQLQLLLSQPVPTGEFGADMQVELLNDGPVTIVLDSPEMRG
- a CDS encoding OmpP1/FadL family transporter; protein product: MRLPYISAFFCLLAPAAVAGGFETGPQGARILGLGGAATALAYHPAAAYYNPGALGMRDSLTRISVGGMALARRTSFLSTDTQRKTYQDLTPVASGYLFASHYFGKGITGGLSVTTPFGYTTKWPTNWEGRSVVQESSLYTVQVQPTVAVAISENFSVGAGAMLTHGSVRQLRALGQYDAFDADAEYEGSANGAGFNVGLYGRSSEDLSFGISYRSGVRLKVTDGTATFRNVPAADASRFTNSQSVETDIYLPGTLSVGLANQITPKLNILFDFTLTNWTKTDSATFRFANNQAARASQPRRYEDAMAFKIGGEYQLDPKTALRLGVLYDESPVRDEYVAPDLPDGNKLAASLGVSFVMADKLNLDLAYQFGALSNRQARANQSQDQVSNIAGTYRTFVHTAAVGLSYSF
- a CDS encoding ATP-binding protein, which encodes MKATLATKVFAGFLAIFLLFTAVVAVNYQLSRKVLRNLERVTRSQRVTSDATSLLRNIIDMESGFRGYLLIGNEALLVPYYQGERELLSGFAHLKNTLNPQGRQYARLQRMHRLYQQWSGYSHLLITEKREASRRLPNQTGLDGMEHRALMESLSGKELTDEIRTMFRNFDRAELADRDELRAKLADSIQETRVLSIVITLLAVVLGLLWAYYVTRLFARRISTMVSLATRLAGGDYKTRIDDTAHDELSELATSLNVMSNTIDTTVTQLENRNQELDQFAYVVSHDLKAPLRGIESASRWIEEDMGQQLPDHIREFLQLMRTRVHRMENLITGILDLARVGRMRHVNERVNVRELLTETMDMLSLPAGFRIELPSYLPTLFTSRVELQQVFSNLLSNAVKYHHQPEKGWVRIGCTEHRAHYTFTIADNGPGIAPEYHERIFVIFQTLTERDTLESTGVGLAIVKKIIERQGGTILVESAEGKGARFIFTWPKVKELRLDDPGASTPAVAETAR
- the gcvT gene encoding glycine cleavage system aminomethyltransferase GcvT yields the protein MAEDLKTVVLNDVHQQLGAKMVPFAGYNMPVRYSSDLDEHHTVRRAVGIFDVSHMGEFRVRGPQALPLIQRVTSNDASKLQDGKAQYSCLPNEQGGIIDDLLVYKMADEDYMLVVNASNIDKDWNWIQQYNQEFGADMENVSDQLSLFAVQGPKAAAALQPLTDVDLQRIPYYSFVQGTFAGHEGVIISATGYTGAGGFELYIPNEAAADIWSKVLEAGQPYGLKPIGLGARDTLRLEMGFCLYGNDINDTTSPLEGGLGWITKFTKEFTNSAALRQQKEQGVQRKLVGFLMDGPGIPRAHYDLVNEAGEKIGEVTSGTQSPSLSKGIGLGYVQTALSAPGSKIFVQVRGKNLPATVTKLPFVPGTEE
- a CDS encoding 2-phosphosulfolactate phosphatase, which encodes MPSVDICFSPELLPLYKLERRVAVVVDILRATSSIVTALASGVTHVFPVAELAECQALGRQHDCLTAGERDGRPAAGFDLGNSPFGYLDGELSVRGRALAISTTNGTQALRRSLAADAVVVGAFLNLEAVAAFAETQQKDVLVVCAGWKGQFCLEDTVFGGALASRLAPRGFDVAGSDATLAALHLWQQAQPDLHAYLLQSSHVRRLNSLEANKDFEFCLRIDEYAGILPIWQEDRLVAR
- a CDS encoding response regulator; the encoded protein is MSDSASEPSILLVEDDQMDIMNVQRELRKHNIEVPLHVARNGREALQLLRGENGQEPIAKPSVVMLDINMPRMNGLELLEALRSDADFVGLNVFIMTTSDLETDRLKARDLAVSGYIIKPLNFDKFGEGGSTVDGFSLFLDLLQLKEKN
- the mltG gene encoding endolytic transglycosylase MltG, which gives rise to MLLAGSYAAWAVLWQPNVAASPEGPAYLYIRTGSSFQAVLDTLRRQELLRDPRTFAWLARWQGYDAYVRPGRYLLAPELGNQALLAMLTEGRQDTVVFELNAFKYKPQLARQLTRHLEVDSGSIRGLLNQNDYLQRRYKLDTTTVLTLFLPGTYRLLWNTPAPGLLDSAAALHGRFWTRRRRQQADSLRLSPTEVHVLASIVQRETAKKEDKPVIAGVYLNRLRRGMRLQADPTLLWAIGNFGVKRVLNKDKLVDSPYNTYKHKGLPPGPITSANRQSLDAVLQPAAHQYLFFCARPDGSGFSDFAETFAEHKRNARRYQHYLDSLRIMR